The Anas acuta chromosome 2, bAnaAcu1.1, whole genome shotgun sequence genome contains a region encoding:
- the CRTAP gene encoding cartilage-associated protein isoform X1 has protein sequence MWLVLAALLAAAGAQYERYSFRSFPRDELMPLESAYRYGLDQYSTENWPESVNYLEVSMRLYRLLRDSEAFCHRNCSAAGPPPGAGGELAELRLLAGVLRRAQCLRRCKQGLPAFRQAQPGRDLLEEFQRREPYKYLQFAYFKANNLPKAIAAAHTFLLKHPDDEMMQRNMAYYKSMPDAEEHIKDLETKPYENLFVRAVRAYNGDNWRTSVSDMELALPDFFKAYDDCIAACEGSREIKDFKDFYLSIADHYIEVLACKVQCESNLTPIIGGFVVEKFVATMYHYLQFAYYKLNDMKNAASCAASYLLFDQKDEVMKQNMVYYQYHKDKWGLQEEDFQPRSDAVRYQNITTLQLEMYEFAKEHLMDDDEGEVVEFLDDLLELEENNES, from the exons ATGTGGCTGGTGTTGGCGGCGCtgctggcggcggcgggggctcAGTACGAGCGGTACAGCTTCCGCAGCTTCCCTCGGGACGAGCTGATGCCGCTCGAGTCCGCCTATCGCTATGGCCTGGACCAGTACAGCACCGAGAACTGGCCCGAGAGCGTCAACTACCTGGAGGTGAGCATGCGGCTCTACCGCCTGCTCCGCGACAGCGAGGCCTTCTGCCACCGCAACTGCAGCGCCGCCGGGCCGCCCCCCGGCGCCGGGGGGGAGCTGGCCGAGCTGCGACTGCTGGCCGGCGTGCTGCGGCGGGCGCAGTGCTTGCGGCGCTGCAAGCAAGGGCTGCCCGCCTTCCGCCAGGCCCAGCCCGGCCGCGACCTGCTTGAGGAGTTCCAGCGCCGAGAGCCCTACAAGTACCTGCAGTTCGCCTACTTCAAG GCTAATAACCTTCCAAAAGCTATTGCAGCAGCTCATACATTTCTTCTGAAGCATCCAGATGATGAAATGATGCAAAGAAATATGGCATACTACAAGAGCATGCCTGATGCTGAGGAGCATATTAAAGACTTGGAGACAAAGCCTTATGAG AATCTCTTTGTCAGGGCTGTGAGAGCATACAATGGTGACAACTGGAGAACATCAGTCTCAGATATGGAACTTGCTCTTCCTGATTTCTTCAAAGCCTACGATGACTGTATAGCAGCCTGTGAAGGCTCCCGAGAGATCAAAGATTTTAAAGACTTCTATCTCTCTATTGCAG ATCATTATATTGAAGTCCTTGCATGCAAAGTGCAGTGTGAGAGTAATCTGACACCCATTATAGGAGGCTTTGTTGTCGAGAAATTTGTGGCCACCATGTACCATTACTTACAATTTGCATATTATAAAT TGAATGACATGAAGAATGCAGCCTCTTGTGCTGCTAGTTACCTTCTGTTTGACCAGAAAGACGAAGTAATGAAACAGAACATGGTCTATTATCAGTACCACAAAGACAAATGGGGACTTCAAGAAGAGGATTTTCAGCCCAGATCG gATGCAGTTCGATATCAAAACATAACCACACTCCAGTTGGAAATGTATGAATTCGCAAAGGAACATCTAATGGATGATGATGAG
- the CRTAP gene encoding cartilage-associated protein isoform X2, which produces MWLVLAALLAAAGAQYERYSFRSFPRDELMPLESAYRYGLDQYSTENWPESVNYLEVSMRLYRLLRDSEAFCHRNCSAAGPPPGAGGELAELRLLAGVLRRAQCLRRCKQGLPAFRQAQPGRDLLEEFQRREPYKYLQFAYFKANNLPKAIAAAHTFLLKHPDDEMMQRNMAYYKSMPDAEEHIKDLETKPYENLFVRAVRAYNGDNWRTSVSDMELALPDFFKAYDDCIAACEGSREIKDFKDFYLSIADHYIEVLACKVQCESNLTPIIGGFVVEKFVATMYHYLQFAYYKLNDMKNAASCAASYLLFDQKDEVMKQNMVYYQYHKDKWGLQEEDFQPRSDAVRYQNITTLQLEMYEFAKEHLMDDDELVKEKLVLDHQSQASHN; this is translated from the exons ATGTGGCTGGTGTTGGCGGCGCtgctggcggcggcgggggctcAGTACGAGCGGTACAGCTTCCGCAGCTTCCCTCGGGACGAGCTGATGCCGCTCGAGTCCGCCTATCGCTATGGCCTGGACCAGTACAGCACCGAGAACTGGCCCGAGAGCGTCAACTACCTGGAGGTGAGCATGCGGCTCTACCGCCTGCTCCGCGACAGCGAGGCCTTCTGCCACCGCAACTGCAGCGCCGCCGGGCCGCCCCCCGGCGCCGGGGGGGAGCTGGCCGAGCTGCGACTGCTGGCCGGCGTGCTGCGGCGGGCGCAGTGCTTGCGGCGCTGCAAGCAAGGGCTGCCCGCCTTCCGCCAGGCCCAGCCCGGCCGCGACCTGCTTGAGGAGTTCCAGCGCCGAGAGCCCTACAAGTACCTGCAGTTCGCCTACTTCAAG GCTAATAACCTTCCAAAAGCTATTGCAGCAGCTCATACATTTCTTCTGAAGCATCCAGATGATGAAATGATGCAAAGAAATATGGCATACTACAAGAGCATGCCTGATGCTGAGGAGCATATTAAAGACTTGGAGACAAAGCCTTATGAG AATCTCTTTGTCAGGGCTGTGAGAGCATACAATGGTGACAACTGGAGAACATCAGTCTCAGATATGGAACTTGCTCTTCCTGATTTCTTCAAAGCCTACGATGACTGTATAGCAGCCTGTGAAGGCTCCCGAGAGATCAAAGATTTTAAAGACTTCTATCTCTCTATTGCAG ATCATTATATTGAAGTCCTTGCATGCAAAGTGCAGTGTGAGAGTAATCTGACACCCATTATAGGAGGCTTTGTTGTCGAGAAATTTGTGGCCACCATGTACCATTACTTACAATTTGCATATTATAAAT TGAATGACATGAAGAATGCAGCCTCTTGTGCTGCTAGTTACCTTCTGTTTGACCAGAAAGACGAAGTAATGAAACAGAACATGGTCTATTATCAGTACCACAAAGACAAATGGGGACTTCAAGAAGAGGATTTTCAGCCCAGATCG gATGCAGTTCGATATCAAAACATAACCACACTCCAGTTGGAAATGTATGAATTCGCAAAGGAACATCTAATGGATGATGATGAG
- the TMPPE gene encoding transmembrane protein with metallophosphoesterase domain isoform X2 has translation MISIKQLPLEAKAAVAAGVVFFSMMLSRSYLAEQLELKTRRWLLRLQMALFANSLMLIGSLHVWRSTVTMFYRSSAASSFCFMPWKIAVLMFLALAHSSFFTLLFLVAEEPYFFSLAAYTCLGAYIILIFFLFALGSVEQAYKFLTGRGAKAGSSNKNSRTAVKPVLAVMLTVGLTVIGLLNASQPPTVNSVEIPVFKLPSTMNNLKVVLLSDIHLGPTVGKTKLAMIVQMVKALKPDITVIVGDLTDSEAEIIRPAVEPLGELNSPLGTYFVTGNHEYYTSDVGNWFELLKSLNIRPLHNENVKIVSPKSPDDWFCLAGVDDIEADVLRYSGHGMDLKKALRGCSSEHAIVLLAHQPVAAKWALHERPDINLILSGHTHGGQMFPLNAGAYFLNPFFVGLYKVGQNTFVYVSPGTMYFGIPMRLGSRAEITEIILHSP, from the coding sequence ATGATCTCCATCAAGCAACTGCCCCTTGAAGCAAAGgctgcagtggctgcaggagtGGTTTTCTTCTCCATGATGTTATCACGGAGCTATCTGGCAGAACAACTGGAGCTCAAGACGCGGCGTTGGCTTCTAAGGCTGCAGATGGCACTGTTTGCTAATTCTCTCATGTTGATAGGATCTCTTCATGTTTGGAGAAGCACAGTCACCATGTTCTACAGGTCTtcagctgccagctccttctGTTTCATGCCATGGAAAATAGCTGTGCTGATGTTTCTAGCTTTGGCTCATTCAAGCTTCTTTACATTGCTATTTCTTGTTGCAGAAGAGccctatttcttttctttagctgCCTACACTTGCCTGGGGGCCTATATCATTctcatcttcttcctctttgcTCTAGGCTCTGTAGAGCAGGCTTATAAGTTCTTGACTGGGAGAGGCGctaaggcaggcagcagcaataAGAACAGCAGAACAGCCGTGAAGCCAGTTTTGGCAGTCATGCTGACTGTTGGGCTGACTGTCATTGGGCTATTAAATGCTTCCCAGCCTCCTACTGTGAATTCAGTGGAGATTCCAGTTTTCAAGCTGCCCTCAACAATGAACAATCTGAAAGTGGTATTGCTTTCAGATATCCACCTGGGGCCTACAGTTGGGAAGACCAAGCTTGCAATGATTGTGCAAATGGTTAAGGCTTTGAAACCAGATATCACAGTGATTGTTGGTGACCTGACTGACTCCGAGGCAGAGATCATACGACCAGCTGTTGAGCCTCTTGGAGAACTTAATTCCCCTCTGGGGACTTACTTTGTCACAGGAAACCATGAGTACTACACATCAGATGTTGGCAACTGGTTTGAGCTGTTAAAATCACTTAACATTCGGCCACTCCACAATGAGAATGTGAAGATTGTTTCGCCAAAGAGCCCTGATGATTGGTTCTGCCTGGCTGGTGTTGATGATATTGAGGCAGATGTATTGCGCTACTCAGGGCATGgcatggatttaaaaaaagctCTCAGAGGTTGTAGCAGTGAGCATGCGATTGTGCTGCTAGCTCATCAGCCAGTTGCTGCAAAGTGGGCCCTTCATGAGAGACCAGACATAAATTTAATTCTCTCAGGCCATACTCATGGAGGGCAAATGTTCCCACTAAATGCTGGGGCTTATTTTCTGAATCCCTTTTTTGTTGGCTTGTACAAAGTTGGGCAGAACACCTTTGTCTATGTCAGCCCAGGGACGATGTACTTTGGAATACCCATGAGGttgggcagcagagctgaaatAACAGAGATAATTCTACACTCTCCTTGA
- the TMPPE gene encoding transmembrane protein with metallophosphoesterase domain isoform X1, whose protein sequence is MASLGASLAGGGCCPGVHSLQHGFYFLPTAAGPLLIHLWRAGGYFDELHRQGLDSSPFVPRGIHSPAGALPGHLQPGFINPRHPFIITLLSTGDSYRAEGSDQEAKMISIKQLPLEAKAAVAAGVVFFSMMLSRSYLAEQLELKTRRWLLRLQMALFANSLMLIGSLHVWRSTVTMFYRSSAASSFCFMPWKIAVLMFLALAHSSFFTLLFLVAEEPYFFSLAAYTCLGAYIILIFFLFALGSVEQAYKFLTGRGAKAGSSNKNSRTAVKPVLAVMLTVGLTVIGLLNASQPPTVNSVEIPVFKLPSTMNNLKVVLLSDIHLGPTVGKTKLAMIVQMVKALKPDITVIVGDLTDSEAEIIRPAVEPLGELNSPLGTYFVTGNHEYYTSDVGNWFELLKSLNIRPLHNENVKIVSPKSPDDWFCLAGVDDIEADVLRYSGHGMDLKKALRGCSSEHAIVLLAHQPVAAKWALHERPDINLILSGHTHGGQMFPLNAGAYFLNPFFVGLYKVGQNTFVYVSPGTMYFGIPMRLGSRAEITEIILHSP, encoded by the exons ATGGCGTCTCTAGGAGCCTCCCTCGCAGGTGGAGGGTGCTGCCCAGGTGTGCACAGCCTTCAGCACGGCTTTTATTTCCTCCCCACGGCCGCTGGGCCGTTATTAATTCACCTTTGGAGGGCGGGAGGCTATTTCGACGAGCTCCACCGGCAGGGGTTGGATTCTTCCCCCTTTGTGCCTCGGGGGATTCACTCTCCTGCAGGGGCGCTGCCTGGGCACCTGCAACCTG GCTTCATTAACCCAAGGCATCCCTTCATAATCACATTATTGTCTACTGGAGACTCCTACAGAGCAGAAGGGAGTGATCAGGAAGCAAAGATGATCTCCATCAAGCAACTGCCCCTTGAAGCAAAGgctgcagtggctgcaggagtGGTTTTCTTCTCCATGATGTTATCACGGAGCTATCTGGCAGAACAACTGGAGCTCAAGACGCGGCGTTGGCTTCTAAGGCTGCAGATGGCACTGTTTGCTAATTCTCTCATGTTGATAGGATCTCTTCATGTTTGGAGAAGCACAGTCACCATGTTCTACAGGTCTtcagctgccagctccttctGTTTCATGCCATGGAAAATAGCTGTGCTGATGTTTCTAGCTTTGGCTCATTCAAGCTTCTTTACATTGCTATTTCTTGTTGCAGAAGAGccctatttcttttctttagctgCCTACACTTGCCTGGGGGCCTATATCATTctcatcttcttcctctttgcTCTAGGCTCTGTAGAGCAGGCTTATAAGTTCTTGACTGGGAGAGGCGctaaggcaggcagcagcaataAGAACAGCAGAACAGCCGTGAAGCCAGTTTTGGCAGTCATGCTGACTGTTGGGCTGACTGTCATTGGGCTATTAAATGCTTCCCAGCCTCCTACTGTGAATTCAGTGGAGATTCCAGTTTTCAAGCTGCCCTCAACAATGAACAATCTGAAAGTGGTATTGCTTTCAGATATCCACCTGGGGCCTACAGTTGGGAAGACCAAGCTTGCAATGATTGTGCAAATGGTTAAGGCTTTGAAACCAGATATCACAGTGATTGTTGGTGACCTGACTGACTCCGAGGCAGAGATCATACGACCAGCTGTTGAGCCTCTTGGAGAACTTAATTCCCCTCTGGGGACTTACTTTGTCACAGGAAACCATGAGTACTACACATCAGATGTTGGCAACTGGTTTGAGCTGTTAAAATCACTTAACATTCGGCCACTCCACAATGAGAATGTGAAGATTGTTTCGCCAAAGAGCCCTGATGATTGGTTCTGCCTGGCTGGTGTTGATGATATTGAGGCAGATGTATTGCGCTACTCAGGGCATGgcatggatttaaaaaaagctCTCAGAGGTTGTAGCAGTGAGCATGCGATTGTGCTGCTAGCTCATCAGCCAGTTGCTGCAAAGTGGGCCCTTCATGAGAGACCAGACATAAATTTAATTCTCTCAGGCCATACTCATGGAGGGCAAATGTTCCCACTAAATGCTGGGGCTTATTTTCTGAATCCCTTTTTTGTTGGCTTGTACAAAGTTGGGCAGAACACCTTTGTCTATGTCAGCCCAGGGACGATGTACTTTGGAATACCCATGAGGttgggcagcagagctgaaatAACAGAGATAATTCTACACTCTCCTTGA